One genomic region from Anthonomus grandis grandis chromosome 1, icAntGran1.3, whole genome shotgun sequence encodes:
- the LOC126741591 gene encoding haloacid dehalogenase-like hydrolase domain-containing protein 2, producing the protein MIKEVLIDLSGTLHIENQAIPGAIEALKRLLQNDLRVKFVTNTTKESKRILHDRLISLGFEVQKKDILSSLGACRQLIEKNKFKPMLMVAPEALEDFEGLGCPENETPDAVVIGLAPTEFHYERLNEAFRHLQNGAKLIAIHAGKYYKTSDGMSLGPGCFVKGLEYSAQCSAILVGKPNKLFFQSALSTAISPSEAVMIGDDVTDDIKGAMDAGLLGYLVKTGKYREGDEQKICPKPTAVFPSFVEAVDSIIYSITK; encoded by the exons ATGATTAAAGAGGTACTTATAGACCTAAGTGGTACCTTACATATTGAAAATCAAGCGATTCCTGGTGCCATAGAAgctttaaaaag ATTGTTACAGAATGACTTAAGAGTAAAGTTCGTTACGAATACCACCAAAGAATCCAAGAGAATCTTGCATGATCGACTGATTAGTTTAGGTTTTGAGGTCCAAAAAAAAGATATCTTAAGCTCACTTGGGGCTTGCAGACAGCTGatagagaaaaataaatttaagccAATGCTTATG GTTGCCCCTGAAGCTCTTGAGGATTTTGAAGGTTTAGGTTGTCCAGAAAACGAAACTCCTGATGCAGTAGTTATCGGTTTGGCTCCAACAGAATTTCACTACGAGAGACTAAATGAGGCTTTTCG GCATCTCCAAAATGGCGCCAAGCTGATAGCAATCCACGCAGGCAAATATTACAAGACAAGTGATGGTATGTCATTGGGGCCAGGCTGTTTTGTCAAAGGATTGGAATATTCTGCTCAGTGTTCGGCAATATTAGTTGGAAAACCTAATAAATTATTCTTTCAGTCCGCGTTAAGTACTGCAATTTCTCCTAGTGAAGCTGTTATGATTGGAGAT GATGTTACAGATGATATAAAGGGGGCAATGGATGCAGGACTTTTAGGATATTTAGTGAAAACTGGAAAATACAGAGAGGGAGATGAACAGAAAATTTGTCCAAAACCAACAGCAGTCTTCCCCAGTTTTGTTGAAGCCGTTGATAGTATAATATACAGTATTACTAAATAG